The Streptomyces sp. Je 1-332 genome has a window encoding:
- a CDS encoding PIN domain nuclease → MSPVTYLIDTSAAARVLTDKTLREQWSEHLAEGVVGLCEITELEMLFSARSLADRLTKEELLAELFNWTPVPDRVYQRARTVQRLLTESGEHRSAGAVDLLLAATAELTGLTVLHYDADFDTIARATGQPTKWVALPGAL, encoded by the coding sequence ATGAGTCCCGTCACCTACCTCATCGACACATCGGCAGCCGCCCGCGTCCTGACCGACAAGACGCTCCGCGAACAATGGAGCGAGCACTTGGCCGAGGGCGTCGTCGGACTGTGTGAGATCACCGAGTTGGAGATGCTGTTCTCCGCTCGTTCCCTCGCCGACCGGCTGACGAAGGAGGAGCTGCTCGCCGAGCTGTTCAACTGGACGCCCGTACCGGACCGGGTCTACCAGCGCGCCCGTACCGTCCAGCGGCTGCTGACGGAGTCGGGTGAGCACCGCAGCGCCGGTGCCGTGGACCTGCTGCTCGCCGCCACGGCCGAGCTCACGGGCCTGACCGTGCTGCACTACGACGCGGACTTCGACACCATCGCCAGGGCGACCGGGCAGCCCACGAAGTGGGTGGCGCTTCCGGGAGCCCTGTGA
- a CDS encoding type II toxin-antitoxin system VapB family antitoxin, which translates to MSNLYVEVDDEALSEAASILGTTTKKDTVNAALLEVARRRRRLQALEELAEMGDRGDFDVLLDKSAYRR; encoded by the coding sequence ATGTCGAATCTCTACGTAGAAGTGGACGACGAAGCCCTCAGCGAAGCTGCCTCCATACTGGGCACCACGACGAAGAAGGACACCGTCAACGCCGCCCTGCTGGAGGTGGCAAGGCGGCGCAGGCGGCTGCAGGCGTTGGAGGAACTCGCCGAGATGGGCGACCGGGGCGATTTCGACGTGCTCCTGGACAAGAGCGCCTACCGTCGATGA
- a CDS encoding thiamine pyrophosphate-binding protein codes for MTHDHDVVLRPTDAQTEAALNPPAGRNGGDLVVETLQGLGATTVFGLPGQHALGMFDALRRSSLSYVGLRVENNTGFAADAYGRITGEVAPLLLSTGPGALTSLAALQEAAAGSSPVLAIGSQIPVAGLGGGRHGYLHELRDQQASFRDVVKSVHTVRTASQIPSAIAAAWESALTAPHGPVWVEIPQDVLLAQTSLPVVTAMDATPDEVVPRPELTAVAADLLSRAERPAIIAGGGVVRSDASGKLLALAELVNAPVVTTFGGKGAFPWEHPLSLQSWLEDRYTTDLLEDADVLLVVGSGLGELSSNYHTFKPRGRVIQIEADAGKLESNHPALGIHADARLALSALLETIDTPREDSTAPERVRTVLSKVKERIAAQELTLEQQVLASVRDALPDTSPSFWDMTILAYWAWSAFDARHPNTMHSAQGAGGLGYGFPAALGAAAADPTKPVLAVSGDGGAMYSIAELASAKQHDLPVTWLIVDDGGYGILREYMSDAFGEPTATELSRPDFVALAESFGVPGVRTTPENLKDDLAKALASPGPSVVVLPAVLRMFAPTHL; via the coding sequence GTGACGCACGACCACGACGTAGTACTGCGGCCCACCGACGCTCAGACGGAGGCTGCCCTGAACCCGCCTGCGGGGCGCAACGGCGGCGACCTCGTCGTGGAGACCCTCCAGGGCCTCGGCGCGACGACGGTCTTCGGCCTCCCCGGCCAGCACGCGCTCGGCATGTTCGACGCCCTGCGGCGCTCCTCCCTGTCGTACGTCGGCCTGCGCGTGGAGAACAACACGGGCTTCGCGGCGGACGCGTACGGCCGGATCACCGGTGAGGTGGCCCCGCTCCTGCTCTCCACCGGGCCCGGGGCGCTGACCTCGCTCGCCGCGCTCCAGGAGGCGGCGGCCGGGTCCTCGCCCGTGCTCGCCATCGGCAGCCAGATCCCGGTGGCGGGACTCGGCGGCGGCAGGCACGGCTACCTCCACGAACTGCGCGACCAGCAGGCGTCGTTCAGGGACGTGGTCAAGTCCGTGCACACGGTGCGGACGGCCTCGCAGATCCCCTCCGCGATCGCGGCGGCCTGGGAGTCGGCGCTCACCGCCCCGCACGGCCCGGTGTGGGTGGAGATCCCGCAGGACGTCCTGCTCGCACAGACGTCCCTGCCCGTCGTCACGGCCATGGACGCGACCCCGGACGAGGTCGTCCCGCGCCCCGAGCTCACCGCGGTGGCGGCCGACCTGCTGTCCCGGGCCGAGCGCCCGGCGATCATCGCGGGCGGCGGAGTCGTACGGTCCGACGCCTCCGGCAAGCTGCTGGCGCTCGCCGAGCTGGTGAACGCGCCCGTCGTCACGACCTTCGGCGGCAAGGGCGCGTTCCCCTGGGAGCACCCGCTGTCGCTCCAGTCGTGGCTGGAGGACCGGTACACCACGGACCTCCTGGAGGACGCGGACGTCCTCCTGGTGGTCGGCTCGGGCCTCGGTGAACTCTCCTCGAACTACCACACGTTCAAGCCGCGCGGCCGGGTCATCCAGATCGAGGCCGACGCGGGGAAGCTGGAGTCCAACCACCCGGCGCTCGGCATCCACGCGGACGCGCGGCTCGCGCTGTCGGCGCTCCTGGAGACGATCGACACCCCCAGGGAGGACTCCACGGCCCCCGAGCGGGTGCGGACGGTCCTCTCCAAGGTCAAGGAGCGGATCGCCGCCCAGGAGCTCACCCTGGAGCAGCAGGTCCTCGCCTCGGTCCGCGACGCCCTGCCGGACACGTCGCCGTCCTTCTGGGACATGACGATCCTGGCGTACTGGGCCTGGTCGGCCTTCGACGCACGGCACCCGAACACGATGCACTCGGCGCAGGGCGCGGGCGGACTCGGCTACGGCTTCCCGGCCGCGCTGGGCGCGGCGGCGGCCGACCCGACGAAACCGGTGCTCGCCGTCTCGGGTGACGGCGGCGCGATGTACTCCATCGCGGAACTGGCCTCGGCCAAGCAGCACGACCTGCCGGTCACCTGGCTGATCGTGGACGACGGGGGCTACGGCATCCTCCGGGAGTACATGTCCGACGCCTTCGGCGAACCGACTGCCACGGAGCTCTCCCGTCCCGACTTCGTCGCTCTCGCGGAGTCCTTCGGAGTGCCGGGCGTCCGGACGACTCCGGAGAACCTGAAGGACGACCTGGCGAAGGCACTCGCGAGCCCCGGCCCCTCGGTGGTGGTGCTTCCGGCGGTACTGCGGATGTTCGCGCCGACGCATCTCTGA
- the speB gene encoding agmatinase: MSSAETPTPRGPVDSSRIPRYAGPATYARLPRLDEVGGKTDIAVVGVPFDTGVSYRPGARFGGNAIREASRLLRPYNPAQDASPFALAQVADAGDIAANPFNINEAVETIEAAADDLLGSGARMMTLGGDHTIALPLLRSVAKKHGPVALLHFDAHLDTWDTYFGAEYTHGTPFRRAVEEGILDTEALSHVGTRGPLYGKQDLNDDEKMGFGIVTSADIYRRGADEVADQLRQRIGDRPLYISIDIDCLDPAHAPGTGTPEAGGMTSRELLEILRGLSSCNLVSADVVEVAPAYDHAEITAVAASHTAYELTTIMSRQIAEARRTTEGSAAK; the protein is encoded by the coding sequence ATGAGCAGCGCCGAGACCCCGACCCCCCGCGGCCCGGTCGACTCCTCCCGCATCCCCCGGTACGCGGGCCCGGCGACCTACGCCCGCCTGCCCCGCCTCGACGAGGTGGGCGGCAAGACGGACATAGCCGTGGTCGGCGTGCCCTTCGACACCGGCGTCTCGTACAGGCCCGGCGCCCGCTTCGGCGGCAACGCGATCCGCGAGGCCTCGCGCCTCCTGCGTCCGTACAACCCCGCGCAGGACGCGTCGCCCTTCGCGCTCGCCCAGGTCGCGGACGCGGGCGACATAGCCGCCAACCCGTTCAACATCAACGAGGCCGTGGAGACCATCGAGGCCGCCGCCGACGACCTCCTCGGCTCGGGCGCCCGCATGATGACGCTCGGCGGCGACCACACCATCGCCCTGCCGCTCCTTCGGTCGGTCGCCAAGAAGCACGGCCCGGTCGCCCTGCTGCACTTCGACGCGCACCTGGACACCTGGGACACGTACTTCGGCGCGGAGTACACCCACGGCACGCCGTTCCGCCGGGCCGTCGAGGAGGGCATCCTCGACACCGAGGCGCTCTCCCACGTCGGCACGCGCGGCCCGCTGTACGGCAAGCAGGACCTCAACGACGACGAGAAGATGGGCTTCGGCATCGTCACCTCGGCGGACATCTACCGCCGCGGCGCCGACGAGGTCGCCGACCAGCTGCGCCAGCGCATCGGCGACCGCCCGCTGTACATCTCCATCGACATCGACTGCCTGGACCCGGCCCACGCGCCCGGCACGGGCACCCCGGAGGCGGGTGGCATGACGTCGCGCGAGCTTCTGGAGATCCTGCGGGGGCTCTCCTCCTGCAACCTCGTGTCGGCGGACGTCGTCGAGGTCGCTCCCGCCTACGACCACGCGGAGATCACGGCCGTCGCCGCCTCGCACACCGCGTACGAGCTGACGACGATCATGTCCCGCCAGATAGCGGAGGCCCGCCGGACCACCGAAGGGAGCGCGGCCAAGTGA
- a CDS encoding sodium:solute symporter, with amino-acid sequence MAVDYTVIVVYLAGMLAMGWWGMRRAKSKSEFLVAGRRLGPWMYSGTMAAIVLGGASTIGGVGLGYQYGLSGAWMVFTIGLGLLALSVFFSARIARLKVYTVSEMLDLRYGGRAGVISGVVMWAYTLMLAVTSTIAYATIFDVLFDMNRTIAIILGGSIVVAYSTLGGMWSITLTDMVQFVVKTIGVLLLLLPIAVVKAGGFSEMKAKLPTEYFDPLGVGGETIFTYVLIYTFGMLIGQDIWQRVFTARSDKVARYGGTVAGTYCLVYAIAGAVIGTAAKVMYPKLPSADAAFATIVKDELPMGVRGLVLAAALAAVMSTSSGALIACATVANNDIWSRLRGVVKSGGADDEPHDEVKGNRLFILIMGIAVVCIAIALNDVVQALTVAYNLLVAGLLVPILGGLLWKRGTAPGALAAVAAGGISVIGLMWGYGILANEPVYYGLLISLAVYVVVSLATKPTDAAVLAAWRERLAGRGSEEAEPQAPATV; translated from the coding sequence ATGGCCGTCGACTACACAGTGATCGTCGTCTATCTCGCCGGCATGCTCGCCATGGGCTGGTGGGGCATGCGCCGCGCCAAGTCCAAGAGTGAGTTCCTGGTCGCCGGACGCCGCCTCGGGCCGTGGATGTACTCCGGGACCATGGCCGCCATCGTCCTCGGTGGCGCGTCCACCATCGGTGGCGTCGGCCTCGGCTACCAGTACGGGCTCTCCGGCGCCTGGATGGTCTTCACCATCGGCCTCGGCCTGCTCGCGCTGAGCGTCTTCTTCTCGGCGCGCATCGCCCGTCTGAAGGTCTACACGGTCTCCGAGATGCTCGACCTCCGTTACGGCGGACGCGCGGGCGTCATCTCCGGAGTCGTCATGTGGGCGTACACCCTCATGCTCGCGGTCACCTCGACCATCGCGTACGCCACGATCTTCGACGTCCTGTTCGACATGAACCGCACGATCGCGATCATCCTCGGCGGCTCGATCGTCGTCGCGTACTCGACGCTCGGCGGCATGTGGTCCATCACGCTCACCGACATGGTGCAGTTCGTGGTGAAGACCATCGGCGTGCTGCTCCTGCTGCTGCCCATCGCGGTCGTCAAGGCCGGCGGCTTCAGCGAGATGAAGGCCAAGCTGCCCACCGAGTACTTCGACCCGCTGGGCGTCGGCGGCGAGACGATCTTCACCTACGTCCTGATCTACACGTTCGGCATGCTCATCGGGCAGGACATCTGGCAGCGCGTCTTCACCGCGCGCAGCGACAAGGTCGCCCGCTACGGCGGCACCGTCGCCGGTACGTACTGCCTCGTCTACGCGATCGCGGGCGCCGTCATCGGCACGGCCGCCAAGGTCATGTACCCGAAGCTGCCGAGCGCGGACGCGGCCTTCGCGACCATCGTCAAGGACGAACTGCCCATGGGCGTACGGGGCCTCGTGCTCGCCGCGGCGCTCGCCGCCGTGATGTCCACGTCCTCCGGAGCGCTCATCGCCTGCGCGACCGTCGCCAACAACGACATCTGGTCGCGGCTGCGGGGCGTCGTGAAGTCCGGCGGAGCGGACGACGAGCCGCACGACGAGGTGAAGGGCAACCGCCTCTTCATCCTGATCATGGGCATCGCCGTCGTCTGCATCGCCATCGCGCTCAACGACGTCGTCCAGGCACTCACCGTCGCCTACAACCTGCTCGTCGCCGGCCTTCTCGTGCCGATCCTCGGCGGGCTCCTGTGGAAGCGCGGCACGGCTCCCGGCGCCCTCGCGGCCGTCGCCGCCGGTGGGATCTCGGTCATCGGGCTCATGTGGGGGTACGGAATCCTCGCCAACGAGCCGGTCTACTACGGCCTGTTGATCTCCCTGGCCGTGTACGTCGTCGTCTCCCTCGCCACGAAGCCGACCGACGCCGCGGTCCTCGCGGCCTGGCGCGAGCGGCTCGCGGGCCGGGGGTCCGAAGAGGCGGAGCCGCAGGCTCCGGCCACCGTCTAG
- a CDS encoding PucR family transcriptional regulator, with translation MDGTSTVPDPAASPITPPTPPVALTALLARDDLGLRQIAGPDAGESGAAVQWVHTSEMADPYPYLLGGELLLTAGVHLTDPVGAGGYLDDYVARIVEAGGAALGFGVAPVHDTVPRALVAACDHYGLPLLEVPPRTTFSGVARAVWQLVAETRHAELRRVTEAQQGLATAAARPDPVPAVLRQLAARLGGWAALYAPDGAVLHTAGTAPAAGARQAVRDLSEVVRPSGRPGPAPASATDSVGGAHLAAYALGGGQGFALGVAAEQREPGDHTITGVAVVLLSLLTGKHQGAADSVRSAALVRLLLGSAVGDVAPLLGAEEWTVVHARGEAGNDPVAHSVAASALAAALGSGLVDADAGQDLVRLLLPADRELTGQPGWALGASAPAATGDLPAADAQAGRALRRAEATRAPLVRHRETGIAALVAPAEAAAHARVLLAPLGGSEALTETLRTWLSLHGSWDRTATALGVHRNTVRQRITRCGALLEADLDDPDVRMELWFALGRSR, from the coding sequence ATGGATGGAACATCCACCGTGCCGGACCCCGCCGCCTCTCCCATCACTCCCCCGACTCCGCCGGTCGCGCTGACCGCGCTCCTCGCCCGGGACGACCTGGGCCTGCGCCAGATCGCGGGCCCCGACGCCGGGGAGAGCGGGGCGGCCGTCCAGTGGGTGCACACCTCGGAGATGGCGGACCCGTACCCGTATCTCCTGGGCGGCGAGCTGCTGTTGACGGCGGGCGTGCACCTCACCGACCCGGTGGGCGCGGGCGGGTACCTCGACGACTACGTGGCGCGGATCGTCGAGGCGGGCGGCGCGGCTCTCGGTTTCGGCGTCGCGCCCGTGCACGACACGGTGCCGCGCGCCCTGGTGGCGGCCTGCGACCACTATGGCCTGCCGCTCCTGGAGGTCCCGCCGCGCACGACGTTCAGCGGGGTCGCCCGCGCGGTGTGGCAGCTGGTGGCGGAGACCAGGCACGCGGAGCTGCGGCGCGTGACGGAGGCGCAGCAGGGCCTCGCCACAGCCGCCGCGCGCCCCGACCCGGTACCCGCGGTGCTGCGCCAGCTCGCGGCGCGCCTGGGCGGCTGGGCGGCGCTCTACGCTCCAGACGGCGCGGTGCTCCACACGGCGGGGACGGCTCCGGCGGCCGGGGCCAGGCAGGCGGTGCGTGACCTCTCCGAAGTCGTGCGTCCCTCGGGGCGCCCCGGTCCTGCCCCCGCCTCCGCCACCGACTCCGTGGGCGGCGCCCACCTCGCCGCGTACGCGCTCGGCGGCGGGCAGGGGTTCGCGCTCGGGGTCGCCGCCGAGCAGCGCGAGCCGGGGGATCACACCATCACCGGGGTGGCCGTCGTGCTGCTCTCCCTCCTCACCGGGAAACACCAGGGCGCCGCCGACTCCGTACGGTCCGCAGCGCTCGTGCGGCTGCTGCTCGGCTCGGCGGTGGGCGATGTCGCGCCTCTTCTGGGGGCCGAGGAGTGGACCGTGGTGCACGCGCGCGGGGAGGCCGGCAACGACCCGGTGGCGCACTCCGTCGCCGCCTCCGCGCTGGCCGCCGCGCTGGGCAGCGGCCTGGTCGACGCGGACGCCGGGCAGGACCTCGTACGGCTCCTTCTCCCCGCCGACCGCGAGCTCACCGGCCAGCCGGGCTGGGCCCTCGGCGCCTCCGCCCCCGCCGCCACCGGTGACCTGCCGGCCGCCGACGCCCAGGCCGGCCGCGCCCTGCGCCGCGCCGAGGCCACCCGGGCGCCGCTCGTCCGGCACCGTGAGACGGGCATCGCGGCTCTGGTGGCGCCCGCGGAGGCCGCGGCCCACGCGCGGGTGCTGCTCGCCCCGCTCGGCGGCAGCGAGGCGCTCACGGAGACCTTGCGCACCTGGCTCTCCCTGCACGGCAGTTGGGACCGCACGGCCACGGCGCTGGGGGTGCACCGCAACACGGTCCGGCAGCGGATCACGCGGTGCGGGGCGCTCCTGGAGGCGGACCTGGACGACCCGGACGTGCGGATGGAGCTGTGGTTCGCGCTCGGCAGGAGCCGGTAA
- a CDS encoding phosphatase — protein sequence MGPMPIPSRAALIDHLVRTRIAGDVATPRENNLSHYRKLANGDRHYWLGLELGDRWTDEQDVLAVMAERCGVIDDAEFRHGQDTIDPELTVDALERMAARLRKAAAGKERVLFATGHPGGLLDVHRATAAALRAAGCEIVVIPEGLTADEGMVFQFADVAMLERGATLWHTHSPEPMNAILDGLEREGRPLPDLVVADHGWAGRAGQRGVDSVGYADCNDPALFIGEAEGTVQVTVPLDDHVTSPRHYDPMTAYLLDAAGLTSEA from the coding sequence ATGGGACCCATGCCGATACCCAGCCGTGCCGCGCTCATCGATCACCTCGTACGCACCCGCATCGCGGGCGATGTCGCCACGCCGCGCGAGAACAACCTCAGCCACTACAGGAAGCTCGCGAACGGCGACCGCCACTACTGGCTCGGTCTGGAGCTCGGCGACCGCTGGACCGACGAGCAGGACGTCCTCGCGGTGATGGCCGAGCGGTGCGGTGTGATCGACGACGCCGAGTTCCGGCACGGGCAGGACACCATCGACCCGGAGCTGACGGTCGACGCCCTGGAGCGGATGGCGGCGCGCCTCCGTAAGGCCGCGGCCGGCAAGGAGAGGGTCCTTTTCGCCACCGGCCACCCCGGGGGCCTGCTCGACGTGCACCGCGCGACGGCGGCCGCCCTGCGCGCGGCGGGCTGCGAGATCGTCGTGATCCCCGAGGGCCTCACCGCCGACGAGGGCATGGTCTTCCAGTTCGCGGACGTGGCGATGCTGGAGCGCGGCGCGACCCTGTGGCACACGCACTCCCCCGAGCCGATGAACGCGATCCTGGACGGCCTGGAGCGCGAGGGGCGCCCGCTGCCCGACCTGGTCGTCGCCGACCACGGCTGGGCGGGACGGGCGGGCCAGCGCGGCGTCGACTCCGTCGGGTACGCGGACTGCAACGACCCGGCGCTGTTCATCGGCGAGGCCGAGGGCACCGTCCAGGTGACGGTCCCGCTGGACGACCACGTCACGAGCCCGCGGCACTACGACCCCATGACGGCCTACCTGCTGGACGCGGCCGGTCTCACGTCGGAGGCCTGA
- a CDS encoding cation diffusion facilitator family transporter, whose amino-acid sequence MSEQPSEDGGENGGENGESTFTVIVAAVANLGIAVAKAVAGVISGSSAMLSEAAHSLADTVTEVLLLTALKRSEKPADEDHPLGYGPERYIWAMLAAVATFVGGAVFSVYDGVHTLVAGEELGDPLISYIVLAVAFLLEGYSLRTGVKQARGEAARFGASFGRYLRYTPDTAVKAVVLEDSAALAGLVLAAGGLLGGQLTGSGVWDGVASLCIGALLLYVAWVLGRSNAQLLIGRPLPKPMRGEIREVLLASEHIEAVLELTTLLQGPREALVAAKVDFHDASTAAQIEWACEQAERRLRERFPGVRRVYLDPTPGFSQRREEGLNPWP is encoded by the coding sequence ATGAGTGAGCAACCGTCAGAGGACGGGGGCGAGAACGGCGGCGAGAACGGCGAGAGCACCTTCACCGTCATCGTCGCCGCCGTCGCCAACCTCGGTATCGCCGTCGCCAAGGCCGTCGCCGGTGTCATCAGCGGGTCGAGCGCGATGCTCTCCGAGGCGGCGCACTCGCTGGCCGACACCGTCACCGAGGTGCTGCTCCTCACCGCCCTGAAACGCAGCGAGAAGCCCGCCGACGAGGACCACCCCCTGGGGTACGGCCCCGAGCGGTACATCTGGGCGATGCTCGCGGCCGTCGCCACCTTCGTCGGCGGCGCCGTCTTCTCGGTCTACGACGGCGTCCACACCCTGGTGGCGGGCGAGGAACTCGGCGACCCGCTCATCTCGTACATCGTGCTCGCCGTCGCTTTCCTCCTGGAGGGCTACTCACTGCGCACCGGCGTCAAGCAGGCCCGCGGTGAGGCGGCGCGCTTCGGGGCGTCCTTCGGGCGCTATCTGCGCTACACGCCCGACACCGCGGTGAAGGCCGTCGTCCTGGAGGACTCCGCCGCCCTGGCCGGCCTCGTGCTCGCCGCGGGCGGCCTGCTCGGCGGGCAGCTCACCGGCTCCGGAGTGTGGGACGGAGTGGCCTCGCTGTGCATCGGCGCGCTCCTCCTGTACGTCGCCTGGGTGCTCGGCCGCAGCAACGCACAGCTCCTCATCGGACGGCCGCTGCCGAAGCCGATGCGGGGGGAGATCCGCGAGGTGCTCCTCGCCTCCGAGCACATCGAGGCCGTGCTCGAACTGACGACGCTGCTCCAGGGGCCGCGCGAGGCGCTGGTCGCCGCCAAGGTCGACTTCCATGACGCCTCCACGGCGGCACAGATCGAGTGGGCCTGCGAACAGGCCGAACGGCGGCTGCGCGAGCGCTTTCCCGGCGTACGACGGGTCTATCTGGACCCGACGCCGGGGTTCTCCCAGCGGCGCGAGGAAGGGCTCAACCCGTGGCCGTGA
- a CDS encoding acyl-CoA thioesterase II yields MNKALESLLDLLDLEQIEEDIFRGVSRSALVPRVFGGQVAAQALVAAGRTVPADSSPSSRLRSSRGGPNAHSLHAYFLRAGDPGAPIVYTVDRIRDGRSFTTRRVVAVQHGQPIFHLSASFQTYEEGLEHQTGMPSAADPETLPTAAEMLPRHLPAHVAERLIEARAAVDLRYVDAPPWATVGQPREPRSQVWFRTNGKLDSGVDASLLHVCLATYVSDMTLLDSVLLAHGRGGWAVGDVVGASLDHAMWFHRPFRADEWLLYDQESPSASGGRGLGQARIWTQDGQLAVTVIQEGVVRVPR; encoded by the coding sequence ATGAACAAGGCACTTGAGTCACTCCTCGATCTGCTCGACCTGGAGCAGATCGAGGAGGACATATTCCGGGGCGTGAGCCGCTCGGCGCTCGTCCCGCGCGTCTTCGGCGGCCAGGTGGCCGCCCAGGCGCTGGTGGCGGCAGGACGCACGGTCCCCGCCGACAGTTCCCCAAGCTCTCGGCTTCGCTCGAGCAGGGGAGGCCCCAATGCCCACTCCCTGCACGCGTACTTCCTGCGCGCCGGGGACCCCGGCGCCCCCATCGTCTACACCGTCGACCGGATCCGTGACGGCCGCTCCTTCACCACGCGCCGGGTCGTCGCCGTCCAGCACGGGCAGCCCATATTCCACCTCTCCGCGTCCTTCCAGACGTACGAGGAGGGCCTGGAGCACCAGACGGGGATGCCGTCGGCCGCCGACCCGGAGACGCTCCCGACCGCCGCCGAGATGCTGCCCCGTCATCTGCCGGCGCACGTCGCCGAGCGCCTGATCGAGGCCCGCGCGGCCGTCGACCTGCGCTACGTGGACGCGCCGCCCTGGGCCACGGTCGGGCAGCCGCGCGAACCGCGCTCCCAGGTGTGGTTCCGCACGAACGGCAAGCTCGACAGCGGTGTCGACGCGTCTTTGCTGCACGTCTGCCTCGCCACGTACGTCTCCGACATGACGCTGCTCGACTCCGTGCTGCTCGCGCACGGCAGGGGCGGCTGGGCGGTCGGTGACGTCGTCGGCGCCTCGCTCGACCACGCGATGTGGTTCCACCGCCCCTTCAGAGCCGACGAGTGGCTCCTGTACGACCAGGAGTCGCCCTCGGCGTCCGGCGGGCGCGGACTCGGCCAGGCGCGGATCTGGACCCAGGACGGGCAGCTCGCGGTCACGGTCATCCAGGAGGGCGTCGTTCGCGTCCCCCGGTGA
- a CDS encoding acyl-CoA dehydrogenase family protein, which translates to MRRTVFNEDHEAFRETLRAFIEAEVVPVHDEWFAAGQVPREFYYKLAELGLFGISVPEEFGGAGIESHKFEAIQYEETARAGVSFGGSGVHVLLALPYIKALGTDEQKKRYLEKFVSAEEMWALAMTEPGTGSDLAGMKTTAKLSEDGTHYVLNGSKTFITGGVHADRVIVCARTSAPTADDRRFGISLFAVDTKSEGYSIGRKLDKLGLKTSDTAELAFVDVKVPVEDLLGEENKGFYYLGSNLPSERWGIAYGAYAQAKAAVRFAKEYVQDRTVFGKTVASFQNTKFELAACQAEVDAAEAVADRALEALDAGELTAAEAASAKLFNTEVAHRVIDKCLQLHGGYGFMNEYPIARLYADNRVNRIYGGTSEVMKMIIAKNMGL; encoded by the coding sequence GTGCGCCGTACCGTTTTCAATGAGGACCACGAGGCGTTCCGGGAGACCCTGCGCGCCTTCATCGAGGCCGAGGTCGTCCCGGTCCACGACGAGTGGTTCGCCGCGGGTCAGGTGCCGCGCGAGTTCTACTACAAGCTCGCCGAGCTCGGTCTCTTCGGTATCAGCGTCCCCGAGGAGTTCGGCGGCGCGGGCATCGAGTCGCACAAGTTCGAGGCCATCCAGTACGAGGAGACGGCCCGCGCGGGTGTCAGCTTCGGCGGCTCCGGTGTGCACGTACTGCTCGCCCTGCCCTACATCAAGGCGCTCGGCACCGACGAGCAGAAGAAGCGCTACCTGGAGAAGTTCGTCTCCGCCGAGGAGATGTGGGCCCTCGCGATGACCGAGCCGGGCACCGGCTCCGACCTCGCGGGCATGAAGACCACCGCCAAGCTCTCCGAGGACGGCACGCACTACGTCCTCAACGGCTCCAAGACCTTCATCACCGGCGGCGTGCACGCCGACCGCGTGATCGTCTGCGCGCGTACGTCCGCGCCCACCGCCGACGACCGCCGCTTCGGCATCTCCCTCTTCGCCGTGGACACCAAGTCCGAGGGCTACTCCATCGGCCGCAAGCTCGACAAGCTTGGCCTGAAGACCTCCGACACCGCCGAACTCGCGTTCGTCGACGTCAAGGTGCCCGTGGAGGACCTCCTCGGTGAGGAGAACAAGGGCTTCTACTACCTCGGAAGCAACCTCCCCTCCGAGCGCTGGGGCATCGCCTACGGCGCGTACGCACAGGCCAAGGCCGCCGTACGGTTCGCCAAGGAGTACGTCCAGGACCGCACCGTCTTCGGCAAGACGGTCGCCTCCTTCCAGAACACCAAGTTCGAGCTGGCCGCCTGCCAGGCCGAGGTGGACGCCGCCGAGGCCGTCGCCGACCGCGCCCTTGAGGCCCTGGACGCGGGCGAGCTGACCGCCGCCGAGGCCGCGTCCGCGAAGCTGTTCAACACCGAGGTCGCGCACCGCGTCATCGACAAGTGCCTCCAGCTGCACGGTGGGTATGGCTTCATGAACGAGTACCCCATCGCCCGCCTGTACGCGGACAACCGCGTCAACCGCATCTACGGCGGCACCAGCGAGGTCATGAAGATGATCATCGCCAAGAACATGGGCCTGTAG